From Pempheris klunzingeri isolate RE-2024b chromosome 16, fPemKlu1.hap1, whole genome shotgun sequence, a single genomic window includes:
- the LOC139215102 gene encoding small ribosomal subunit protein eS19: MPSVTVKDVNQQEFVRALSAFLKKSGKLKVPEWVDTVKLARHKELAPCDDNWFYTRAASTARHLYLRGGVGVGSMIKVYGGRQRNGVCPAHFSVGSRNVARKVLQALEGLKMVEKDPNGGRRLTPQGQRDLDRIAGQVASANKKQRSLQSAI, translated from the exons ATGCCCAGTGTGACGGTGAAAGATGTCAACCAGCAGGAGTTTGTCCGGGCTCTGTCAGCTTTCCTGAAAAA GTCTGGCAAGCTGAAAGTCCCAGAATGGGTTGACACTGTGAAGCTTGCCAGGCACAAGGAGCTGGCTCCCTGTGATGACAACTGGTTTTACACCAGAGCAG CATCCACAGCTCGTCACCTGTACCTGCGGGGAGGGGTAGGCGTGGGCTCCATGATCAAGGTCTACGGAGGGCGTCAGAGGAACGGTGTGTGCCCCGCCCACTTCAGCGTGGGCTCCAGGAACGTGGCGAGGAAGGTCCTCCAGGCTCTGGAGGGCCTCAAGATGGTGGAGAAGGACCCAAATGG AGGACGGAGACTTACCCCTCAGGGCCAGAGAGATCTGGATCGGATCGCTGGTCAG GTTGCCTCAGCAAACAAGAAACAGCGAAGTTTACAAAGCGCCATCTGA
- the LOC139215825 gene encoding trypsin-3-like, with the protein MKALILLVFHLSYYASHVVSVAAAEDDRIVGGYECPRHSVPYQVSLNAGYHFCGGSLISSQWVVSAAHCYKSRVQVRLGEHNIAVNEGTEQWIDAAKLIKHPQYNSYNLDNDIMLIKLSRPATLNSNVQTVALPSRCPVADENCLVSGWGNMSANGSNFPDRLQCLRQPIIDDRICRNAYPHLFTENMVCSGFMHGGASSCQGDSGGPLVCNGQLQGVVSWGYDCAMQGHPSVYARVCRYNSWISTIMRNN; encoded by the exons ATGAAAGCCTTGATATTGCTG GTTTTCCATTTGTCTTATTATGCCTCACATGTTGTTTCAGTTGCTGCCGCTGAAGATGACAGGATTGTCGGAGGGTACGAGTGTCCCAGACACTCTGTCCCCTACCAGGTGTCTCTGAATGCTGGATATCACTTCTGCGGTGGATCCCTCATCTCCAGTCAGTGGGTGgtgtctgctgctcactgctaCAAGTC GCGTGTCCAGGTCCGTCTCGGTGAGCACAACATCGCCGTGAACGAGGGCACCGAGCAGTGGATCGATGCTGCCAAGCTGATCAAGCACCCACAGTACAACAGCTACAACCTGGACAACGACATCATGCTGATCAAGCTGAGCCGCCCTGCCACCCTCAACAGCAACGTCCAGACTGTGGCCCTGCCTTCCCGCTGCCCCGTGGCCGACGAGAACTGCCTGGTGTCAGGGTGGGGCAACATGTCCGCCAACGGCA GCAACTTTCCTGACAGGCTGCAGTGCCTGAGGCAGCCCATCATTGATGACAGGATCTGCAGGAACGCCTACCCCCACCTCTTCACTGAGAACATGGTTTGCTCCGGATTTATGCACGGGGGAGCCAGCAGCTGCCAA GGAGACTCTGGTGGTCCTCTGGTGTGTAATGGTCAGCTGCAGGGAGTCGTGTCCTGGGGTTATGACTGCGCCATGCAGGGCCACCCCAGCGTCTACGCCCGTGTGTGCCGCTACAACAGCTGGATCAGCACCATCATGAGAAACAACTAA